Proteins found in one Choloepus didactylus isolate mChoDid1 chromosome 25, mChoDid1.pri, whole genome shotgun sequence genomic segment:
- the PLPPR2 gene encoding phospholipid phosphatase-related protein type 2 isoform X2 has product MAGGRPQLKRSFSIIPCFVFVESVLLGIVVLLAYRLEFTDTFPVHTQGFFCYDSTYAKPYPGPEAASRAPPALIYSLVTAGPTLTILLGELARAFFPAPPSAVPIVGERTIVSGACCRFSPPLRRLVRFLGVYAFGLFTTTIFANAGQVVTGNPTPHFLSVCRPNYTALGCPPPSLDRPGPDRFVTDRGACAGSPSLVAAARRAFPCKDAALCAYAVVYTAMYVTLVFRVKGSRLVKPSLCLALLCPAFLVGVVRVAEYRNHWSDVLAGFLTGAAIATFLVTCVVHNFQSRPPSGRRLSPWEDLGQAPTMDNPLEKNPRPAGRIRHRHGSPHPSRRTVPAVAT; this is encoded by the exons ATGGCGGGAGGGAGACCGCAGCTAAAGAGGAGTTTTTCCATCATTCCCTGCTTTGTCTTCGTGGAG TCCGTGCTGCTGGGCATCGTCGTTCTGCTCGCCTACCGGCTGGAGTTCACGGACACCTTCCCCGTGCACACCCAGGGGTTCTTCTGCTATGATAGTACCTACGCCAAGCCGTACCCGGGACCGGAGGCCGCCAGCCGGGCGCCCCCCGCCCTCATCTACAGCCTGGTCACTGCTGGGCCCACCCTCACG ATCCTGCTGGGGGAGCTGGCACGTGCCTTTTTCCCCGCACCACCCTCGGCCGTCCCCATCGTCGGGGAGCGCACCATCGTGTCCGGGGCCTGCTGCCGCTTCAGCCCCCCGCTGCGGAGGCTGGTGCGCTTCCTGG GGGTCTACGCCTTCGGCCTCTTCACCACGACCATCTTCGCCAACGCGGGGCAGGTGGTGACTGGCAACCCCACGCCGCATTTCCTGTCGGTCTGTCGCCCCAACTACACGGCCCTGGGCTGCCCCCCACCCTCGCTGGACCGCCCAGGGCCCGACCGCTTTGTCACCGACCGGGGCGCCTGCGCCGGGAGCCCCAGCCTGGTGGCCGCCGCCCGCCGCGCCTTCCCCTGCAAGGACGCGGCCCTGTGCGCCTACGCGGTGGTCTACACGGCG ATGTACGTGACCCTCGTGTTCCGCGTGAAGGGCTCCCGCCTGGTCAAGCCCTCGCTCTGCCTGGCGCTGCTGTGCCCCGCCTTCCTGGTGGGCGTGGTGCGGGTGGCCGAGTACCGCAACCACTGGTCCGACGTGCTGGCCGGCTTCCTGACCGGGGCGGCCATCGCCACCTTCCTg GTCACCTGCGTGGTGCACAACTTCCAGAGTCGGCCGCCCTCTGGCCGAAGGCTCTCCCCCTGGGAGGACCTGGGCCAAGCCCCCACCATGGACAACCCCCTCGAAAA GAACCCGAGACCTGCAGGCCGCATTCGACACCGGCACGGCTCACCCCATCCA AGCCGCAGAACTGTGCCCGCCGTGGCCACCTGA
- the EPOR gene encoding erythropoietin receptor codes for MHPSWAPLWSRVGSLCLLLAGAAWASPPEPPDPKFESKAALLAARGSEELLCFTERLEDLVCFWEEGASNGVGPDNYSFTYQLEGEPWKLCPLRQAPTARGAVRFWCSLPTVDTSSFVPLELRVTAASSGATLYRRTIQVNEVVLLDAPAGLLARRAEEGGHVVLRWLPPPGAPMASHIRYEVDVAAGHGAGGAQRVETLEGRTECVLSNLRGGTRYTFAVRARMAEPSFGGFWSAWSEPASLLTASDLDPLILTLSLILVLILLVLVVLALLSHRRTLKQKIWPGIPSPESEFEGLFTTHKGNFQLWLYQNDDCLWWSPCTLFAEDLPAPLEILSERCWGVTQAVEPGTDDHQPLLEPVGSEQARDTYLVLDRWLLPQSPRSGDLPEPEGSEDTAAMEEGSETSSCLSALALKPRPEGALASSFEYTILEPGSQLLYPRALPPTLPPTPPHLKYLYLVVSDSGISTDYSSGGSQGTPGGSSDGPYSNLYENSLVVAPEPLPHSYVVCS; via the exons ATGCACCCCTCCTGGGCGCCCCTTTGGTCCCGAGTCGGTTCCCTCTGCCTCCTGCTCGCTGGGGCTGCCTGGGCCTCCCCACCCGAACCCCCGGACCCCAAATTCGAGAGTAAAG cggCCCTGCTGGCGGCCCGCGGGTCCGAAGAGCTGCTGTGCTTCACCGAGAGGCTGGAGGATTTGGTGTGCTTCTGGGAGGAAGGAGCGAGCAACGGGGTCGGCCCGGACAACTACAGCTTCACCTACCAGCTCGA AGGTGAGCCCTGGAAGCTGTGCCCCCTGCGCCAGGCGCCCACGGCCCGCGGCGCTGTGCGCTTCTGGTGCTCGCTGCCCACGGTCGACACGTCGAGTTTCGTGCCGCTGGAGCTGCGCGTCACAGCCGCCTCCTCGGGCGCCACGCTCTACCGCCGAACCATCCAGGTCAACGAAGTGG TGCTCCTGGACGCCCCCGCGGGGCTGCTGGCGCGCCGGGCGGAGGAGGGCGGCCACGTGGTGCTGCGCTGGCTCCCGCCGCCTGGGGCGCCCATGGCGAGCCACATCCGCTACGAGGTGGACGTCGCGGCGGGCCACGGCGCGGGGGGCGCGCAGAGG GTGGAGACCCTGGAGGGCCGCACCGAGTGCGTGCTGAGCAACCTGCGCGGCGGGACGCGCTACACCTTCGCGGTGCGGGCGCGGATGGCGGAGCCCAGCTTCGGCGGCTTCTGGAGCGCCTGGTCGGAGCCCGCGTCGCTGCTGACGGCCAGCG ACCTGGACCCCCTCATCCTGACGCTCTCTCTCATCCTTGTGCTCATCCTGCTGGTTCTGGTCGTACTGGCTCTGCTCTCCCACCGCCG GACTCTGAAGCAGAAGATCTGGCCAGGCATCCCGAGCCCCGAGAGTGAATTTGAGGGCCTCTTCACCACCCACAAGGGTAACTTCCAG CTGTGGCTGTACCAGAATGATGACTGTCTGTGGTGGAGCCCCTGTACCCTGTTTGCAGAGGACCTGCCTGCCCCCCTGGAAATCCTTTCTGAGCGCTGTTGGGGGGTGACACAAGCAGTAGAGCCGGGGACAGATGATCACCAGCCCCTGCTGGAGCCAGTGGGCAGCGAGCAGGCCCGGGACACTTACCTGGTGCTAGACAGGTGGTTGCTGCCCCAGAGCCCACGCAGTGGGGACCTCCCAGAGCCTGAGGGCAGCGAGGACACAGCGGCCATGGAGGAGGGCTCAGAAACATCCTCCTGTTTGTCTGCCTTGGCTCTGAAGCCCAGGCCGGAGGGGGCCTTGGCTTCCAGCTTTGAGTACACCATCCTGGAGCCTGGCTCCCAGCTCTTGTATCCGCGGGCACTGCCGCCCACGCtgccccccactccaccccacctgAAGTACCTGTACCTCGTGGTGTCTGATTCCGGCATCTCAACTGACTACAGCTCGGGGGGTTCCCAGGGGACCCCCGGGGGCTCATCCGATGGCCCCTACTCCAATCTTTACGAGAACAGTCTTGTCGTAGCCCCTGAGCCTCTGCCCCACAGCTACGTGGTCTGCTCCTAA
- the PLPPR2 gene encoding phospholipid phosphatase-related protein type 2 isoform X1 — MAGGRPQLKRSFSIIPCFVFVESVLLGIVVLLAYRLEFTDTFPVHTQGFFCYDSTYAKPYPGPEAASRAPPALIYSLVTAGPTLTILLGELARAFFPAPPSAVPIVGERTIVSGACCRFSPPLRRLVRFLGVYAFGLFTTTIFANAGQVVTGNPTPHFLSVCRPNYTALGCPPPSLDRPGPDRFVTDRGACAGSPSLVAAARRAFPCKDAALCAYAVVYTAMYVTLVFRVKGSRLVKPSLCLALLCPAFLVGVVRVAEYRNHWSDVLAGFLTGAAIATFLVTCVVHNFQSRPPSGRRLSPWEDLGQAPTMDNPLEKLSVAQEPETCRPHSTPARLTPSKPQNCARRGHLIPSCVSSRAPAMCSSPRVPRPRLRSEPTPLPLPLPLPAPTPSQGPSPSSPGTGGPGGGGGRGRKLLLPTPLLRDLYTLSGLYPSPFHRDNFSPYLFASRDHLL, encoded by the exons ATGGCGGGAGGGAGACCGCAGCTAAAGAGGAGTTTTTCCATCATTCCCTGCTTTGTCTTCGTGGAG TCCGTGCTGCTGGGCATCGTCGTTCTGCTCGCCTACCGGCTGGAGTTCACGGACACCTTCCCCGTGCACACCCAGGGGTTCTTCTGCTATGATAGTACCTACGCCAAGCCGTACCCGGGACCGGAGGCCGCCAGCCGGGCGCCCCCCGCCCTCATCTACAGCCTGGTCACTGCTGGGCCCACCCTCACG ATCCTGCTGGGGGAGCTGGCACGTGCCTTTTTCCCCGCACCACCCTCGGCCGTCCCCATCGTCGGGGAGCGCACCATCGTGTCCGGGGCCTGCTGCCGCTTCAGCCCCCCGCTGCGGAGGCTGGTGCGCTTCCTGG GGGTCTACGCCTTCGGCCTCTTCACCACGACCATCTTCGCCAACGCGGGGCAGGTGGTGACTGGCAACCCCACGCCGCATTTCCTGTCGGTCTGTCGCCCCAACTACACGGCCCTGGGCTGCCCCCCACCCTCGCTGGACCGCCCAGGGCCCGACCGCTTTGTCACCGACCGGGGCGCCTGCGCCGGGAGCCCCAGCCTGGTGGCCGCCGCCCGCCGCGCCTTCCCCTGCAAGGACGCGGCCCTGTGCGCCTACGCGGTGGTCTACACGGCG ATGTACGTGACCCTCGTGTTCCGCGTGAAGGGCTCCCGCCTGGTCAAGCCCTCGCTCTGCCTGGCGCTGCTGTGCCCCGCCTTCCTGGTGGGCGTGGTGCGGGTGGCCGAGTACCGCAACCACTGGTCCGACGTGCTGGCCGGCTTCCTGACCGGGGCGGCCATCGCCACCTTCCTg GTCACCTGCGTGGTGCACAACTTCCAGAGTCGGCCGCCCTCTGGCCGAAGGCTCTCCCCCTGGGAGGACCTGGGCCAAGCCCCCACCATGGACAACCCCCTCGAAAAGTTAAGTGTGGCCCAG GAACCCGAGACCTGCAGGCCGCATTCGACACCGGCACGGCTCACCCCATCCA AGCCGCAGAACTGTGCCCGCCGTGGCCACCTGATCCCCAGCTGCGTGTCCTCCAGGGCCCCGGCCATGTGTTCGTCGCCCCGCGTGCCCCGTCCTCGATTGAGGTCTGAGCCGACGCCCCTgccgctgcccctgcccctgcctgcaCCGACCCCCAGCCAGGGCCCCTCGCCCTCCTCTCCCGGGACTGGGGGCCCAGGCGGGGGTGGCGGTCGGGGCCGGAAGCTGCTGCTGCCCACGCCCCTCCTGCGGGACCTGTACACCCTCAGTGGACTCTATCCCTCCCCCTTCCACCGGGACAACTTCAGCCCTTACCTGTTTGCCAGTCGCGACCACCTGCTGTGA
- the SWSAP1 gene encoding ATPase SWSAP1, which produces MAATLRRVLSAGGAAGPGEEKAGEAGLPLLLLGGPGSGKTALLFAAALEAAGEGRGPVLFLARRPLQSLPGGTRAARDPLRLQKIRFQYPASTRELFRLLCSAHEARAPTPSLLLLDGVEEYLAEDLRPHKAAHLAALLLDTAAHFSHRAGPGGGCGVVAAFQTQEEADSGDTLQLALLQRYFPARCWLQPAAPGPGQRCLQASLEPGGLGPRTEWWVAFGLDGEMTITPWSTEAGDPSLDKGSGSGGQP; this is translated from the exons ATGGCGGCGACGCTGAGGCGGGTACTGAGCGCGGGCGGCGCGGCCGGGCCGGGGGAGGAGAAGGCGGGCGAGGCCGGGCTGCCTTTGCTGCTCCTTGGCGGCCCAGGCTCCGGGAAGACCGCGCTGCTGTTCGCGGCGGCCCTGGAGGCGGCGGGGGAGGGCCGGGGCCCGGTCCTCTTCCTGGCCCGGAGGCCGCTGCAGAGCCTGCCGGGTGGGACACGAGCCGCGCGTGACCCTCTGCGTCTCCAG AAGATCCGCTTCCAGTACCCGGCTTCAACCCGGGAGCTTTTTCGGCTTCTCTGCTCTGCCCATGAGGCCCGGGCACcaaccccctccctcctcctactAGACGGCGTGGAAGAGTACCTGGCCGAAGATCTGCGGCCCCACAAAGCCGCCCACTTGGCCGCCCTGCTTCTGGACACGGCTGCCCATTTCAGCCACCGGGCTGGGCCTGGCGGGGGCTGTGGGGTTGTGGCGGCCTTCCAGACCCAGGAGGAGGCAGACAGTGGGGACACCCTGCAGTTAGCACTGCTCCAGCGGTATTTCCCGGCCCGATGCTGGCTGCAGCCAGCTGCACCAGGCCCCGGACAGCGCTGTCTCCAAGCCAGCCTGGAGCCGGGCGGGCTGGGCCCCAGGACAGAGTGGTGGGTGGCTTTCGGACTAGATGGAGAGATGACAATCACCCCATGGTCCACCGAGGCTGGTGACCCCAGCCTAGACAAGGGCTCGGGCTCTGGAGGCCAGCCCTGA